A single Cherax quadricarinatus isolate ZL_2023a chromosome 4, ASM3850222v1, whole genome shotgun sequence DNA region contains:
- the LOC128684522 gene encoding uncharacterized protein, which translates to MKTYGRVLELNCLFLLAVALLVALQLFLQQAQQRLQLSKEEEGAEEGLVGAPEALPLEDARVDDLQDDQGPGQEDPAGLSEDSLAAAPFVPNIRKSFTKRKAPYLRKGKKNKNKKKKSLKNKNRQQTHGSQGGPKKGEGKVGNPKNLGLKGQGKFGTQKNGEKLSQNKRIRKKESGNEKSKL; encoded by the exons ATGAAGACATACGGACGCGTCCTCGAGTTAAATTGTCTCTTCCTGCTAGCAGTGGCACTCCTAGTGGCACTACAGCTGTTCCTGCAG CAAGCCCAGCAGCGTCTTCAGCTAagcaaggaggaggagggggcagAGGAGGGACTGGTTGGGGCACCTGAGGCACTACCTCTTGAAGATGCCAGAGTTGACGACCTCCAGGATGACCAGG GTCCTGGGCAGGAGGATCCTGCAGGACTCTCTGAGGACTCCCTGGCAGCTGCACCCTTCGTCCCAAATATCCGCAAGTCCTTCACGAAGAGGAAGGCTCCCTACCTCAGGAAAggcaagaagaacaagaacaagaagaagaagtcCCTGAAGAACAAGAACAGGCAGCAGACACATGGTTCTCAAGGAGGGCCCAAAAAAGGCGAAGGCAAAGTGGGTAACCCTAAGAACTTAGGGTTGAAGGGCCAGGGTAAATTTGGGACACAAAAGAACGGAGAGAAACTTTCCCAAAATAAACgcataagaaaaaaagaaagtggTAATGAAAAGAGTAAATTATGA